A window from Anthonomus grandis grandis chromosome 23, icAntGran1.3, whole genome shotgun sequence encodes these proteins:
- the LOC126749278 gene encoding 30S ribosomal protein S5-like translates to MKWMWKQFLFSSVEMAEQSAIVNEPEGIAVDDPPSGTATPEATAAPSATVATTTAATTAAPSVATPDILRMLEALQGQVNALVNRPTASNDRRPAGHLIARGADHGRGGRRGRGGHRGRGRGGHRGRGRGGGSNNFFYF, encoded by the exons ATGAAGTGGATGTGGAAACAGTTTCTGTTCAGTTCGGTTGAAATGGCGGAACAAAGCGCA attgtCAATGAGCCTGAGGGTATTGCAGTTGATG ACCCTCCATCGGGGACCGCCACCCCTGAAGCGACCGCCGCCCCTTCGGCGACCGTCGCCACCACTACCGCCGCCACCACTGCCGCCCCTTCAGTGGCCACCCCTGATA tacttAGAATGTTGGAAGCCCTGCAAGGGCAGGTCAACGCCTTAGTG aaCCGGCCGACAGCAAGCAATg acaGGAGACCTGCAGGGCACCTCATTGCCAGGGGGGCGGATCATGGCCGCGGTGGTCGCCGTGGACGAGGTGGACACCGCGGCCGTGGACGAGGTGGACACCGCGGCCGTGGACGAGGTGGCGggtccaataattttttttatttttaa